In a genomic window of Xenopus laevis strain J_2021 chromosome 5S, Xenopus_laevis_v10.1, whole genome shotgun sequence:
- the znf292.S gene encoding zinc finger protein 292 isoform X1 — MADGEAERENAPPGPDVIAEMPHLEESLRELERLLQEESSKGEAAQASSEFCQRFCQTLFEYAEKWKAPEDSLSLLEVYTVAIESYSKARPYLTSECENVALVLERLALSCVQLLLCLPHELPDDHWEKFQCSIKAAQMLLTENGSYELSILYILSQETGVWKNPVLTMIMNLDPLDQYQVDQFLVSEGSTLLEMRIKQLLKLGKVASATSLAKLCSGHHEMSKKGNFTQLYLTCLCAASPNIKLIEEIAKVDCKDALDMICNLESEGDEKTSLILCAAFLSRQLQFGEMYCAWELTLFWSKLQRRVDPSIQIYLERCRQLSLLTKTVYHIFFLIKVIQSETEGAGLPTCIELCVRALRLESSENAKVKISICKTISCLLPDDLEVKRACQLTEFLLEPTVDAYYAVEMLYNQPDQKYDEESLPVPNSLRCELLLVLKTRWPFDPEFWDWKTLKRQCLALMGAEASIVSSIDELNDNEVYDQTDDYQEVTKISCLNGLDCFDNVNNVEEEEKQKKKNIKKMRERGYVSARFRNWQAYMQYCVLCDKEFLGHRIVRHAQKHFKDGIYSCPICAQQYSSKENFVPHVTFHVKQSCKERLETMKPLRRVGKPPKKAPTSKSKKPVAVSKQERPIKKNSLYLDDFIVFNDNDKSEDDEKDNQPDIAQKEEQTLVNEFACPVHLCKKGFKYFKNLIAHVRGHKGDEEATRFLEIQSKKVVCQYCRRQFVSLAHLNDHLQMHCGDQPYICIQMKCKASFETYADLLSHRKEHRVFRARCMFPKCGRIFSAAYMLFDHEAQHYNTFTCKYVGCGKIYHSQLQLEKHLSEHVPEETPLESKFNTAHQQTAMLGIKHVMANKQPTSVCPVDNVNAASGNSVNERADEKDSNLSSAVLPQKEESLVSNGIQQTNLLDHHLPPTTEVLPFQSLLNQMLPSSSAILNQTLPLEADILNPSNLPVHPSSNVKLTSVPDECPDIVLKQRKLLATDNTNNCNKNKPLTRLHFEEPCLSVYEGCKTSCPIEVNKDLVSSNAVENKMEVLSENFVERQVSSLMPFETNNQASQLCENNLDMSGYDENCKPENALSLSLETSSMLTNVLPSVSNPGPVQTSPAQKFKCSVEGCTRIYNSVQSIGKHMKTAHPEHYDAFKMERKNRKKFKCANSVLPSTEDKPTYCILQDEGCSNPVFQPQVQSGSNSNFCNQLQHIPNPVITSHLENLNPILSSVESIISQSLSKNVADSLLGSDVGNVTSTTLTSQLEDLAKVVLPLKFENGSDPFLPMPTENDPVPVMSSLSGATVFTQLGSNTNHDQVLSVGEAANSVFLKEETDAESSFSKPADNADIDASFNLDKSATMLSNTIENKNGNGRTSRNRERKPRHSSRPKCPAIIRDGKFICSRCFRAFTNPRSLGGHLSKRAVCKPHNEYDHSQLVPQIDGQASVLASMILSSSPKHNLQSPSQTYNHEVSIKEEPFFPTISSNNQTNQFFSSFVTRDMDETKKVIETPEIVANRPLSLNMTKDGSLNVSSDTTPLTAVLSQISPTSTKMEESRKILHSELNNCNKAATVTDNVENGLCSNASLNAGNENNCLSTPVSSTRVSVISGPQNPSSTATKKKGGGTRKKKKTTDVPTEISTSHELAKNLLAAVGGLPQHVGGSLQMPTEMQPNLLSYSSELIENIAKHLNNTDKQLFLSCINDTIKGHADANVISQTPDKPEKFDSVAMPTFTLNSKEHSEVQIPTELIGSHLQGLNSQAAEVFSVNGNAESPCFSLPRSQNTVNTDLDILSRDVHNIISAANNDSPNDTLNIPICSASPTQEADAHILEIMDLVQKLQLVDSVIFENIGIDSVPGCPSDYLPMTSSVIVPNPSLNVVEEPDDSKSLLDKCNAKPFICQETDCTYCAMTKDALFKHYAKVHYYTQEKIMDIKKHQLKFAPFKCVVPSCTKTFTRNSNLRAHCQSMHNFTPEQMIKLKIKRAYGRKSEITCANIQELPHTIPEMEHSVDKLASVRQKQHSEQHQEMPAVERVEAPKEQEPISPQSLGKPSSHVLQALSQKCKKGSKVRRKTKEVTDKVDIQKDIKPAVQEFNSYKPYQCVHQGCTAAFTIQQNLILHYQAVHKSVSKFSLEEGEECENGFSQKEFRCMEIDCSRIFQEVGSLVQHYMKFHEMIAEEIENVLSLINIGQFKCDQLNCALLFTSCTSYIEHLEEVHEIKMRHIKVEGEEMYKCDCEGCDRVYATRSNLLRHIFNKHNDKHKEHLIRPRKISLSDQDTTDEKPLKEKPKVAKQKCETEGNDVLKAKRSKGCLIDKDIKIEQGQTKQETTLKYGRHTYSLKPKDAAFVECSSNLAKQYPCMVRGCTSVVTSERSIIRHYKCHKLSGAFILKHRDSLIVCKRRARPKGKAESIIIKAGEDAKNEISSQKESVPSLLAFIDESSLSTSQPSENEKDEMDELAELFISKLSNEDSTGSDSQARTSSFVSSDFHETSSCQSEPQKETSNLKRTNKQKHVLNRKRKVDKSDMQSTETSSTVSGEEIIATLPTTEEPPALDLSSFKPMGFEVSFLKFLEASATQEEESVDLDDFKAESNVDLHLIKKKMRLSVDEDELSLGSSESDPYLLFANPLHFPDMDNIKLVLDQKFSDYIDLVVKQLNELKPVVVLRRHEMLRNELTSTSKENVLAVAEEATA, encoded by the exons attGCCAAAGTAGATTGCAAGGATGCACTTGACATGATTTGCAATCTAGAGTCTGAAGGTGATGAGAAAACCTCATTGATTCTATGTGCAGCTTTTCTGTCTCGTCAACTGCAGTTTGGGGAAATGTACTGTGCATG GGAACTTACCCTTTTTTGGAGCAAGTTACAGAGGAGAGTGGATCCATCAATACAGATATATCTTGAGAGATGTCGCCAGCTGTCTTTGTTGACGAAAACTgtatatcacattttttttctgatcaaagttATTCAGTCAGAG ACTGAAGGTGCAGGACTTCCAACTTGTATTGAGTTGTGTGTTCGAGCTCTACGTTTGGAATCAAGTGAAAATGCAAAAGTAAAAATCTCCATCTGCAAGACTATCTCTTGTTTATTACCTGATGACTTGGAGGTTAAGAGAGCTTGTCAGCTCACCGAATTTCTCCTTGAGCCTACTGTCGATGCATATTATGCTGTTGAAATGCTATACAATCAACCTGACCAAAAGTATGATGAGGAGTCTCTTCCAGTACCAAATTCACTACGCTGTGAGCTTTTGCTTGTATTAAAAACTCGATGGCCCTTTGATCCAGAATTCTGGGACTGGAAAACACTAAAGCGCCAGTGTCTTGCATTAATGGGAGCAGAGGCATCTATTGTGTCTTCAATTGATGAGCTTAATGACAATGAAGTATATGATCAGACCGATGACTACCAGGAAGTGACCAAAATCTCCTGTCTAAATGGGCTTGATTGCTTTGATAATGTTAACAatgtagaagaagaagaaaaacagaaaaagaaaaacataaaaaaaatgagagaACGTGGATACGTATCAGCAAGATTTAGGAACTGGCAAGCATATATGCAATATTGTGTACTATGTGACAAAGAGTTCCTTGGCCACAGGATAGTGCGCCATGCGCAAAAGCATTTCAAAGATGGCATTTACAGCTGTCCAATATGTGCAcaacagtacagcagtaaagagaactTTGTTCCACATGTCACCTTCCATGTTAAACAATCTTGCAAAGAGAGGCTGGAAACAATGAAACCCTTAAGAAGAGTTGGAAAACCTCCTAAAAAAGCGCCAACTAGTAAGAGTAAAAAACCTGTAGCAGTTTCTAAACAGGAGCGGCCAATTAAGAAGAACAGTCTCTATTTAGATGATTTTATCGTATTCAATGATAATGACAAATCAGAGGATGATGAGAAAGACAACCAACCTGATATTGCCCAAAAGGAAGAGCAGACACTTGTTAATGAATTTGCCTGCCCCGTGCACCTATGCAAAAAAGGGTTCAAGTACTTTAAAAACTTAATTGCACATGTAAGGGGACACAAAGGTGATGAGGAAGCAACACGTTTCCTTGAGATTCAGAGCAAAAAAGTTGTCTGTCAGTACTGCAGACGACAATTTGTTAGTCTTGCTCACTTAAATGATCATTTACAAATGCACTGTGGAGACCAACCTTATATATGCATACAAATGAAGTGCAAAGCAAGTTTTGAAACCTATGCTGACCTATTGTCTCACAGGAAGGAACACAGAGTTTTCAGAGCAAGGTGCATGTTTCCTAAGTGTGGGAGAATATTTTCTGCTGCTTACATGCTCTTTGATCATGAAGCACAACACTATAACACATTTACTTGCAAATACGTTGGCTGTGGAAAAATCTATCATTCTCAGCTTCAGTTAGAAAAGCACTTAAGTGAGCATGTACCAGAAGAGACTCCTCTAGAGAGCAAATTTAACACAGCTCATCAACAAACTGCAATGCTAGGAATAAAACATGTAATGGCTAATAAGCAACCAACATCAGTCTGTCCAGTTGATAATGTTAATGCAGCATCAGGAAATTCAGTTAATGAACGTGCAGATGAAAAAGATTCCAACCTTTCTTCAGCAGTCCTGCCCCAAAAAGAAGAATCACTTGTTTCAAATGGAATACAGCAGACAAATTTGCTTGACCATCATCTTCCTCCTACCACTGAAGTTCTTCCTTTTCAATCTTTGCTAAACCAGATGTTGCCATCATCTTCAGCTATACTAAACCAGACCCTTCCACTTGAGGCAGATATTTTAAATCCTTCTAACTTGCCTGTACACCCAAGTAGCAATGTCAAATTGACATCAGTTCCTGACGAGTGCCCTGATATTGTGCTCAAACAGAGAAAATTGTTAGCAACAGATAAtacaaataattgtaataaaaataaaccacTAACACGTTTGCATTTTGAGGAGCCATGTCTTTCAGTTTATGAAGGTTGCAAAACATCCTGCCCTATTGAAGTAAACAAAGATCTTGTCAGCTCTAATGCTGTTGAAAATAAAATGGAAGTGCTATCTGAAAATTTTGTGGAAAGGCAGGTTAGCAGTTTAATGCCTTTTGAAACAAACAACCAAGCATCTCAGTTGTGTGAAAATAATTTAGATATGTCTGGATATGATGAAAATTGTAAACCAGAAAATGCTTTATCATTGTCACTTGAAACAAGCAGTATGCTTACAAATGTTTTGCCTTCTGTTAGTAACCCAGGTCCTGTGCAAACATCACCAGCACAAAAATTTAAATGCAGTGTGGAGGGATGTACAAGGATTTACAACTCAGTCCAAAGTATAGGCAAACACATGAAGACAGCCCACCCTGAGCACTATGATGCCTTTAAAATGGAACgcaagaacagaaaaaaatttaaatgtgcaAATTCTGTATTGCCTTCCACAGAAGACAAGCCTACATATTGTATATTGCAAGATGAAGGTTGCAGTAATCCAGTTTTTCAGCCACAGGTACAGAGTggttcaaattctaatttttgcaaTCAGTTACAACACATTCCAAATCCAGTTATTACATCACATCTTGAGAATCTGAACCCAATTCTTAGTTCTGTTGAAAGTATTATTTCTCAAAGTTTGTCAAAAAATGTGGCAGATTCTCTTCTGGGATCTGATGTTGGAAATGTAACCAGCACAACCCTAACATCACAACTTGAGGATCTGGCAAAAGTTgttttacctttaaaatttgaaaacggTTCTGACCCATTTCTTCCGATGCCAACTGAAAATGATCCTGTACCAGTCATGTCTTCTCTCAGTGGGGCTACAGTTTTTACACAGCTAGGCAGCAACACAAATCATGATCAGGTGTTATCTGTTGGAGAAGCTGCCAATTCTGTATTTCTGAAAGAGGAAACCGATGCAGAATCATCATTTTCCAAGCCGGCTGACAATGCAGATATTGATGCAAGCTTTAACTTGGATAAATCAGCCACAATGCTTTCTAACACTATCgaaaataaaaatggtaatgGACGAACATCaagaaatagagagagaaagcCAAGGCACAGTTCTCGCCCAAAATGCCCTGCAATAATCAGAGATGGAAAATTTATATGCAGCAGGTGTTTTAGAGCCTTTACTAACCCAAGGTCACTTGGTGGCCATTTGTCTAAACGAGCTGTGTGTAAACCTCATAATGAATATGACCATTCCCAACTGGTCCCACAGATAGATGGCCAAGCCAGTGTGTTGGCCAGTATGATACTGTCCTCCAGTCCAAAACACAACTTACAGTCACCCTCTCAAACATATAACCATGAGGTGTCCATAAAAGAAGAACCTTTTTTTCCTACAATTTCTTCCAACAATCAAACTAATCAGTTTTTCTCTTCTTTTGTAACCCGTGATATGGATGAAACTAAGAAAGTAATTGAAACTCCAGAAATTGTAGCAAACAGACCATTATCCCTGAATATGACTAAAGATGGATCTCTAAATGTCAGTAGTGATACAACCCCATTGACTGCAGTTTTGTCACAGATCTCACCAACTAGTACCAAAATGGAAGAAAGCCGCAAGATTCTACATTCTGAATTAAATAACTGCAATAAAGCAGCTACAGTGACTGATAATGTTGAAAATGGATTGTGCTCAAATGCCTCATTGAATGCAGGTAATGAAAACAATTGCTTGTCAACCCCTGTAAGCAGCACAAGAGTGTCTGTTATCAGTGGGCCACAAAATCCTTCCTCAACAGCAACCAAGAAAAAGGGCGGGGGTactagaaagaagaagaaaactaCTGATGTTCCTACTGAAATCAGTACTTCACATGAACTAGCAAAAAATCTTTTAGCAGCAGTAGGAGGCCTTCCACAACATGTTGGGGGGAGTCTGCAGATGCCAACAGAAATGCAACCAAATTTATTATCTTATAGCTCAGAACTGATTGAAAACATTGCAAAGCATTTAAACAACACAGACAAACAGTTGTTCTTATCCTGTATAAATGATACTATTAAAGGACATGCTGATGCAAATGTAATTTCTCAAACACCTGATaagccagaaaaatttgattcTGTGGCCATGCCTACTTTTACCTTGAACAGTAAAGAGCATTCTGAAGTACAAATACCGACAGAGTTAATAGGGAGTCATCTTCAAGGACTAAATTCTCAAgcagctgaagtattttcagttAATGGCAATGCAGAAAGCCCTTGCTTTTCATTACCACGAAGTCAAAATACTGTAAACACAGACCTAGACATTCTATCAAGGGATGTGCATAATATTATTTCTGCAGCAAATAATGATAGTCCAAATGATACACTCAACATTCCCATATGTTCTGCTTCCCCAACACAAGAAGCAGATGCACATATATTAGAAATCATGGATTTAGTACAGAAGCTTCAATTAGTGGATAGTGTAATATTTGAGAACATAGGAATTGATTCAGTCCCCGGATGTCCTTCTGACTATTTGCCCATGACTTCTAGTGTTATTGTTCCCAATCCAAGTTTAAATGTTGTGGAGGAGCCGGATGACTCGAAATCTTTACTGGACAAATGTAATGCAAAACCTTTTATTTGCCAGGAGACAGATTGCACATATTGTGCAATGACGAAGGACGCTTTGTTTAAGCACTATGCTAAAGTACATTACTATACACAAGAAAAGATTATGGATATAAAGAAACATCAGCTAAAATTTGCTCCATTCAAATGTGTTGTACCCTCATGTACAAAAACGTTTACCAGAAATTCAAATCTTCGAGCACATTGCCAGTCAATGCATAActttacaccagaacaaatgataaaattaaaaatcaagAGAGCATATGGAAGAAAATCTGAAATTACATGTGCCAATATCCAGGAATTACCTCACACAATTCCAGAAATGGAACATAGTGTAGACAAATTAGCCTCAGTTCGACAAAAACAGCATTCTGAACAGCATCAAGAAATGCCAGCGGTTGAGCGAGTAGAAGCTCCAAAAGAACAGGAACCCATATCTCCTCAGAGTCTTGGTAAACCATCTTCTCACGTCCTCCAGGCTTTAAGCCAGAAATGTAAGAAAGGCTCCAAAGTACGAAGGAAGACAAAAGAAGTAACAGACAAAGTAGACATCCAAAAAGATATCAAGCCTGCTGTTCAGGAATTTAATTCATATAAACCTTACCAATGTGTTCATCAAGGCTGCACAGCAGCTTTTACTATACAACAAAACTTAATACTTCATTATCAAGCAGTACACAAGTCTGTTTCAAAGTTCTCACTAGAAGAAGGTGAAGAATGTGAAAATGGCTTTTCTCAGAAGGAGTTCAGGTGTATGGAAATAGACTGCTCTAGAATATTTCAAGAAGTTGGCAGTCTTGTACAGCACTACATGAAATTTCATGAGATGATAGCAGAGGAAATTGAAAatgtactttctttaataaatattggacAATTTAAATGTGATCAGCTTAACTGTGCTTTGTTGTTTACTAGCTGCACCAGTTACATTGAGCATCTTGAAGAAGTCCATGAAATAAAAATGAGGCATATTAAAGTGGAAGGAGAGGAAATGTACAAATGTGATTGTGAAGGTTGTGACCGTGTTTATGCTACAAGATCCAATTTGTTAAGGCATATTTTTAACAAGCACAATGACAAACATAAGGAGCATCTGATTAGGCCGAGAAAAATTAGTCTCAGTGATCAAGACACTACTGATGAAAAACCCCTGAAAGAAAAACCTAAAGTAGCTAAGCAGAAATGTGAAACAGAAGGTAATGATGTCCTCAAAGCGAAACGCTCTAAAGGTTGTTTGATTGACAAAGATATTAAAATTGAACAAGGACAGACAAAACaagaaacaactttaaaatatggCAGGCATACATATTCTTTAAAACCGAAAGATGCTGCATTTGTAGAATGTTCCAGTAACCTTGCAAAGCAATATCCTTGCATGGTACGTGGATGTACATCTGTGGTTACAAGTGAACGCAGTATAATCAGGCATTATAAATGTCATAAACTATCGGGCgcctttattttaaaacacagaGATTCACTAATAGTATGCAAAAGACGTGCCCGCCCTAAAGGCAAAGCTGAATCTATAATTATTAAGGCTGGAGAAGATGCTAAAAATGAGATCTCCTCACAGAAAGAATCTGTACCTAGCCTGCTTGCATTCATTGACGAATCTAGCTTATCTACATCTCAGCCAAGTGAAAATGAAAAAGATGAGATGGATGAACTTGCAGAACTCTTCATCTCAAAACTGAGCAATGAAGATAGCACAGGTTCTGACAGCCAAGCAAGGACTTCTTCTTTTGTAAGCAGTGATTTTCACGAAACTAGCTCTTGCCAGTCAGAACCACAGAAGGAAACAAGTAACCTAAAAAGAACCAATAAGCAAAAGCATGTCCTAAATCGAAAAAGAAAAGTTGATAAGTCTGACATGCAATCAACTGAAACAAGTAGCACAGTCAGTGGAGAGGAGATTATTGCTACCTTGCCTACTACAGAAGAGCCACCTGCACTTGACTTAAGCTCATTTAAACCTATGGGGTTTGAAGTATCGTTTCTTAAATTCCTGGAGGCATCTGCTACCCAGGAAGAGGAAAGTGTGGACTTGGATGATTTTAAAGCAGAAAGCAATGTTGACTTGCACCTAATCAAGAAAAAAATGCGGTTATCTGTAGATGAGGACGAACTATCTTTGGGGAGTTCAGAGAGTGACCCTTACTTATTATTTGCTAATCCTTTACACTTTCCAGACATGGACAATATAAAATTAGTTTTAGATCAGAAATTCAGTGACTATATTGACCTTGTTGTAAAGCAGCTTAATGAACTGAAACCTGTTGTTGTTCTTAGAAGACATGAAATGTTGAGGAATGAATTGACTAGCACATCCAAGGAAAACGTTTTAGCGGTAGCTGAGGAAGCTACAGCATAG